TGCCAGTCCCAGCAACCCGATGCGTCGGATACCCGACCGAGGGTCCACTCCCGTCGCCAGACCGCTGCTGACGACACGGTTGGTCTCCTGTTCGAGCGAGACGAACAGGCCGGGCCCGATGATGCTGACCATCATGTAGAGGGACTGGAGGGCGACGGTCTGGGCGGGGGGCATGGTGTTGCCGACGATCGCCAGGAAGCCGAATCCCGCGATGCCGACGATCACCAGCCCGATCCCCATCAGGATGGCGGATCGAGAGGATCGGACTGATCGAGTCACGGCGACAGCTTAGAGCCTGTTTTTGATCCGCCTGAAGTCGTGAGCGGGGATCAGCGTGGATGAGCTGCCAGGCGGAGGAGAGAGCCATAACGGAGTTATGGTGACCGACGACAGCGCCGCAGATCGCCACGCTGGCCCCGCGCAACTCCGAAAGTGGGGATCAAAAACAGGCTCTTAGATGTGGCCTCACCCCGGCGGACCCGGTGGACGTCTTGCGGCCGCGCACGGCGTGGTGGCGGGGTCAGACTGGCCTGCTGGGCCCGAAGGCATGCCTGCTGAGGTTGCGCATGCCCTCGCGGTGTCGGTTCTTCACGGCTTTGGGCAGCAGCGACAGGGCGTGCAGCCGTGAGGAGACGTGAGTCCTGGCGACCTTGGCCGCGCGGGTCCAGCCCTGTCGCTGGAGCCTGCCCGCGACGTCGAGGAAGTAGTTGCGCTCCTCGATGAAGCGGGTTCCCGCCATGGCACGCCAGGAGGAGTCGCTCGCCCGGTGCCGTCGGTACTGGAAGCACACCGTGTCGTCGACGACGAGCTGATCTCCGCGTTGAACCAGGTCCATGACCAGGGCGAGATCCTGGACGACGTTCAGTCCCTCGCGGAATCCGACCGTCGTGATCGCGTCGGCTCGCCAGGCCAGCGAGGGAAAGTACAGCCAGTTGCCTCGCAGGAGGCTGACCGCCAGGTCTTCGCCGCAGAAGATCTGCCTGCCGTGTCCCTTCGGGGAGTACAGCCTGCGCTTGGCCTCGTCGACCAGTGTCTTCGCGGGCTCGCCGTTCTCGTCGATCAACTCGACGCCGGGCTGGATCACCGAAGCGTTCGGCTGGGCCTCATGGGCTGCGCGCACGGTACGCACATAGTTGGGCAGCATCACGTCGTCCGCGCCCATCACCACGACGAGTTCGTGCTTGATGAGCCCGATGCACTTCTGGAAGTTGCGGTTCGCGCCGAGGTTCTCCTCATTGCGCAGGTAGGTGATCCGGTCGTCCCCCAGCGACGCGAACCAGCCGGGGATCGAGTCGTCGGGGTAGCCGTCGTCGACGACCGTCAGCCGCCAGTCCTGGTCGTCCTGAGCGAGCACGCTGCGCACGGTCGTCTGCATCAGGCCGACGTCGCCGTAATACGGAAGCATGATGTCGAGAGGAGAGGCCACTGCGCCACTGTATGTGATTGACGAACCGGATGCTGAGAAAGTCGAATGGGAACAAGATCGATTTCACTTGGCCATCACGTTGATTTGACGTCGATTTAGCCTCGTGCGTTGGTTTAGGTCATCGATGTAGTGGCAGCTGGCTCGAAAGTGTGGACGAGATGAGTTCGGCGTGGACCACTCCTCGACACGAGCGGTCCGTGAATGCGTCGGGCGGGCGTCGGCCCGGCGATGCGGGTCCCTGTCGATCTCGACCCCGAGTGGGTGACGGGCCGCCGCCATGCCCAGGCCCGCTCGGGGACGGCTCGCTGGTCAGGCGCCTCACCAGCATGAGAGCAGGCACAGTTCCGCCGCGTTCCTGCCGGCCTCGCGGGGCGTGCGGGATCACGTCGAGCCCGCACGTCGTCCGAACGCCCCTGCGCAGGCCCAGGGAATCGAAAGGGAGCGGCCGTCGGTGAAAGAGCCGGAGAATCGCCCGTTATTTCCGATTCGGATACCGATTCGGGTGACGTGATGCCGATTTCGCGTCGTTTCGGTGATCCCGGGCTGGCCGTGTGACCGGGGTGAGATCAGGCCCCGGTGTGATTTCCTCCACTCGAACGTGTTTAATCGCCGACGGGATGACGGTCAGCAACGAATACCTGTGGTGGATTCGACCGTGTGCGTGGCGCGTCCGGAGACATCTGACGGTCCACAACGGATAATCCCGCTCGCGATGAATGCGGATGACGAGCCGCCGCCAGGTCGTTCGCCGTCCGGCGGCCCGAAGCGGCTCGAGCAGGCCCGATCTCAGGCGGCGTTCCGGTCGCCGATGCCCTGCTTCCCCCGGCCGGTCAGGCGCGGCCTCTCGCGCATGACTTCGTCGAACGGAGGCGGTTCACCCGCACGGCGGCAAGCGGGCCGCCGCCGGATCGAGCGGCGGCGGCCCGCCTGTTCCTGACGGGGCAGCTCAGCTCGCGCAGGCGGTGATCCGGTAGAGCTGCAGGTCCCCGTCCTCGGCGACGAGCTCGAAACCGGGTGACTCCGGCGCGTTGTCGATTCCGGGGTAGTTCGCCTGTCGGGAGTCCCACGGCCAGAAGTAGTCCGGCGAACCCTTGATCAGATACTCGACGCCCTGATCCTGCACAGCTTGGCAGGCGCGTGGGTCTTCGCCCACGTCGGCGAGATGAGCGGCGAGGTACTCCTGATCCTCGCTCCACTCGAAGACAAGGTGCGGATACAGGACCCGACGGCCCTCCGTCGCCCACAACAGCGCGCTGCCGTCCCACGGCTGGTTGGCGACCGTCGCGTCCGAGGGGACGATCGCGGCCACCTCCTCGAAAAACCGGCGCTCCTCGGCGTTCACCAGGTTCATCGCCGGGTCGGGGACGCCCTCCGGGTAGAGGCGGGCGATGAGGTGCGGGTGGTCACGCGCGTACATGCCGCCGGTGAGAATGACCAACAGGACGCCGAGCAGGAGCGTGACCGGGCCGCCCGTGCTGGTCAGTCTGCCGACCGCGCCTCGGGAGGACCACTGGTGATCGGCGGCGGCCTTGCGGATCGCGGTCGCGATGCTGATCAGTCCGAGCAGCGCAAGCGGGACCGAGGTGATCGGCACCATCGCGGCGAGTCGGTGCGCGTCGTTGTACCAGACGGCGGTGAGCAGCATCGACAGATCGGTGTCCAGCGCGGCGGCGAACATGTAGAGCACCGCCGTGATGACGTGGGAGTAGACGAGCCAGCGATGGACGCCGGATCGCCAGGCCGACACCAGGCCGACGATCACGATGGCGGAGAGCAGCCAGGTCGCTGATCGGCCGGCGAGGCCGCCGAAGAGGACCTCGCCGAAGGCCTGGGCAGGTGTCTCGTAGGCGGGCCAGTCGTGTGAGCTGAGTTCGGCGTACATCGCCGTCGACCGGAAGACCGCCCAGCCCGTGAGGGCGAGTGCCAGCGGGACGATCACGACGGCGCAGGCCAGGACGTACCGCTTCGCCGTCATCAGCACCCGAGCCCGCCGGAGGATGGCGATGGCCACGGGGGCGATGCTCAGCGCGATCAGGCTGAACACCGAGTTCGGGTGGGCGAGGCCGCCGCCCGCCAGTGCCGCCAGGAGCAGCAGGACCGCCTGGCCCCGGCCCAGGGTCACCCGTTCGATCAATCCAGTCAGCGCGACCACGGCCGCCAGACCTGCGGGCAGCACCGCCAGACCTGCCAGGTTCGGCCAGATCACCCCGAAGCCGAGCAGGTTCCACGGGAATGACGCGAAGCCCATGCTGATCAGGCCGGTCAGGGCCATCGCGGGCATGGACGGGCCGGTGACCACCCGGACCAGCAGGAGACAGGAGAGCGGCCAGGCGATCAGCGCGATGACGGCCGCGGTGATGTTCGCTGCGGTGACCACGCCGACGCTGGTGAAGGGCTCGACCAGCGCGGCGAGGGCGTGGAAGACCGCCGGATAGAAGCCGCCGTCGCCGTTCGGATCGGTGGTGCCCCCGACGGCGAGGGTCGACGCGTTGCCGTCTTCCAGGATGAAGGTGATGGCGTTGAGGTGGAAGACGGCGTCGAAGGACTGCACGAGCCGGTCCGGCGAGCCCATGCCCACAGCCACGGTCACGGCGCCGATCGGGACCGCCAGCAGGATGCCCACCACGGCGGCGATCCGCACCGAGCGCGGATCATTCTCGGTGGCGAGCGGGGCGGGCCTGCGGCGAGCCAGCAGGAGGCGGATCACGACCGCCACGATCGAGGCGAGGATCGTGCCGCCCGCGACGACCAGCGGGCCCCAGGTGATGCCTGCGGCCCCGGCCGCGACCGCGATCGTCCCGATCAGCGCGAGGCTGCCCAGCGGGGCCGCTCCCCAGGCCGGAATGCCGCGAAAGCCCGCCGCATAGGCGAGGAGCAGACCGGGCGCCAACAGCCAGCCGAGTGCGATCAGCGCTGTCGGGACGGCTTCCAACCAGCTCATTCGTCAAGTCCCCATTGCCTTGGCGGCACGGCCTCTTTCCCCCAGGGCGTGCCGCGTGTGTTCGGCGAGATCGTCGTCGGGCCGCACTGCGTGCCATGCCGTCGGTCGGATTCTAAGCCGGCAGGCTGGATGGGCGATCGGTGCACAGCGTGAGTGGTACAGCCAACCGGGTGAACTGGAGCGGGGAATGTCGCACATCGTGGTGATCGGGGGCGGCATCGTCGGCTTGGCGGTCGCTCGTGAACTCGCCCTCCGACGGGGCTGCCGGGTCACCGTCCTGGAAAAGGAACATCGGTGGGCGCACCACCAGACGGGGCACAACAGCGGCGTGGTCCACGCCGGTCTCTATTACCCGGTGGGCAGCCTCAAGGCGCGGATGTGTCGGGCGGGGAACCGATCCATCGTCGACTACGCCCGATCCCGAGGCGTCGAGGTCAGGAGAACCGGCAAGCTCGTCGTCGCCGTCGACGAGTCCGAGCGTCCCCGGCTGCATGCCCTCGCGGAACGGGCCGTCGCCAACGGAGTGACGGCGCGACTGATCAGTGCAGGTCAGGCGCGGGAGTATGAACCAGAGGTCGACTGTGTCGCCGCGTTGCACGTCGCCGACACCGGCGTGCTGGACTACTCCGCGCTCAGCATGGCCATGGTCCGGGAGCTGGCCGATCACGAGGTCGAGCTGCGCCTGGACAGCGCGGTGCTCGGGATTCGGGAGGTGCGAGGCCGGGTCCAGGTCGCCACCCGGCACGGCGTCGACGCCTTCGATGGGCTGGTGAACTGCGCCGGACTGCACAGCGACGTCGTGGCGAGGATGGCCGGGATCGTGCCCTCGGCCAGGATCATCCCGTTCCGGGGCGAGTTCCACGCGTTGCGCCCGGAGCGGCGACACCTGGTGCGGGGTCTGATCTACCCGGTTCCCGATCCGACGCTGCCGTTCCTCGGCGTCCACCTGACCAGAGGAGTCGACGGCTCGGTGCACGCGGGCCCGAACGCGGTGCTCGCCCTCGCCCGCGAGGGTTATCGGTGGCGGGACGTGTCCGCGCGTGATCTGGCCGAGGTGGCGTCCTTCGCAGGCAGTTGGCGCCTGGCACGACGACAGCTGCGTACCGGGGCTGCCGAGATCCTCCGATCGTTGTCGCGACGTCGTTTCGCCCGCAGTCTGGCCCGGCTGGTCCCCGCGATCGAGGTCGCGGACCTCGTCCCGGACACGGCCGGGGTACGGGCGCAGGCCGTGCTGCCGGACGGCAGGCTGGTCGACGACTTCCTCGTGCAGACGGCGCGCCGCCAGGTCCACGTACTCAACTCTCCCTCACCTGCGGCGACCAGCGCGTTGGAGATCGCCCGGCACCTCGGGGACCGCGTCGCGGAGGCCGTCGGGTCCTGACCAGCCCGCGTGCGCGGCGGCCGCTGCCGAGCCGCGCCCGATCGACGCCGCCCCTGCCTGCCCGGGGGCGGTCGGCTGCCGACCGGGTGGCGGCCTGATCATCGAGGGACCGGCGACCGTTCCGCCTCCGCTGATCACCCGCACTCGCGGGGCCGGATCGGGCAGGGCCGGGCCATCACCGTGGGTAATTCCGCCCGGTTCCGCAGGCCGCGATCCCACCGCCTGTCGTCGAGCCCGGCGCCTGCTCCGCCGATGTCCTGCCCGCAGTTCACCGGATGGCCGACGTCGATCCGGGCGACTTTCTTCGGCTGATGCGGTCTCGGACTCCTCGGCAAGCCGATCTTCCAGGAACCGGAAGGTGGTGCGGCCTGTTTCCCGACGTCGTCCCGCCCGTGCCTCGGGTGATCCACAACGCATTGGCTGCTCGAAGCGAACGGGGGCGGAGCTGATCGATCTCGCGTATTCCATCACCGGTTCGGTCGGGCGGTTCGGTGCGGCTGCGATCCTGCTCCGATCGCAGCCGACACGACACGCCGCATCACGTTGTCGATCGGCATGTCTCGGTGATAACGCGGGTGGCCGATGGATTCGCGTGCGGGTGGACGACCGTTCGGCATCGGGGAACGAGTGGCTTCGCGGCAGGCCGCCTCGGGATTCTCCGGTGTGCTCCGGTGTCGCATTCTCCCCGCCATCGTCGTCCGGTGATGCTCAGCGGCACGCAGATCGGCCGCATCGTGCCGGAGTGCTGCGGCCTGCCTGCGGTCCTGGCAGCCCTGGCCTGCGGGTTCGTGCCCGACGAGCTGTCACCGTCCCGTCGGTACGAGGCGCGGACCGCAGCCGGGCGGGCAGACGATTCCTCGTGATCCGTCGTCGGGGAGATCGGATCGGCGGCAGGCCGTCGATCTGCATCGAGGTCACTCGTCGCCCGCTGTCCGAGTTCTCTTCCCGGCAGGCGAGAAAACCTGGCGTCCCGGGAGCGGCCCGCGCCGTATTCGTCCGTGCTACCGGGCCGGGCGAGTCGATCCGCCTGCGTCGTGCGCTCGCCTCGGTGAGTTCATCGGATGGAAGAGTGGGCATCGTCATCCCCGGACCGACCTGCCTTGCGCGGATGCCCGCGCGAACTCACGACTCGACGCCCGCCTGCGAATCGGAGTCACGGCGGTGAATTGCGGGACGCTGCCTGCGGCGGAGTGGTCGTCATTCTCCGGGGTAAATCATCTGATGAGCAACCGCTGCCTGGCGTAGTACTCCGGCCCGAGCGCCGGATGGACCGACGGGTCGGTGTCGGCCCCGTTGTCCGGATCGAGTGCGCCGCTCTTCTTCGGGTAGCGGATATTCCTCGCGCATTGATTGTCACGGAAGGTGATCGTTCGAGTGCTCCGCGGCCGGTGAGGTCGCGGTGAAATAGGCGATCAGTCGAATCGGAGTCCTGGGCGGTGGTTCGTCGGGACCGCCGACGATCGATCGGTGATCGTGTCGAGATCGGTCGATTCGAGTCATCAGACGGGTCGAGGAGGCCCGTCCGCGCCCTGTCTTCCTCCGGTGCGTCATCGCTCTGTGCGTCGTCGTCTCGGCGAGGACTCGGGTAGTCCATCGGTCGGATGCCGATCGCGGCCGGGCGGGTGATTCGGCAGGTGACGCGGCAGATGGCCTGCGATCTCCGTGGACATGGGCTCCCTCGG
The Actinoalloteichus fjordicus DNA segment above includes these coding regions:
- a CDS encoding DUF6541 family protein, whose protein sequence is MSWLEAVPTALIALGWLLAPGLLLAYAAGFRGIPAWGAAPLGSLALIGTIAVAAGAAGITWGPLVVAGGTILASIVAVVIRLLLARRRPAPLATENDPRSVRIAAVVGILLAVPIGAVTVAVGMGSPDRLVQSFDAVFHLNAITFILEDGNASTLAVGGTTDPNGDGGFYPAVFHALAALVEPFTSVGVVTAANITAAVIALIAWPLSCLLLVRVVTGPSMPAMALTGLISMGFASFPWNLLGFGVIWPNLAGLAVLPAGLAAVVALTGLIERVTLGRGQAVLLLLAALAGGGLAHPNSVFSLIALSIAPVAIAILRRARVLMTAKRYVLACAVVIVPLALALTGWAVFRSTAMYAELSSHDWPAYETPAQAFGEVLFGGLAGRSATWLLSAIVIVGLVSAWRSGVHRWLVYSHVITAVLYMFAAALDTDLSMLLTAVWYNDAHRLAAMVPITSVPLALLGLISIATAIRKAAADHQWSSRGAVGRLTSTGGPVTLLLGVLLVILTGGMYARDHPHLIARLYPEGVPDPAMNLVNAEERRFFEEVAAIVPSDATVANQPWDGSALLWATEGRRVLYPHLVFEWSEDQEYLAAHLADVGEDPRACQAVQDQGVEYLIKGSPDYFWPWDSRQANYPGIDNAPESPGFELVAEDGDLQLYRITACAS
- a CDS encoding glycosyltransferase family 2 protein, whose protein sequence is MASPLDIMLPYYGDVGLMQTTVRSVLAQDDQDWRLTVVDDGYPDDSIPGWFASLGDDRITYLRNEENLGANRNFQKCIGLIKHELVVVMGADDVMLPNYVRTVRAAHEAQPNASVIQPGVELIDENGEPAKTLVDEAKRRLYSPKGHGRQIFCGEDLAVSLLRGNWLYFPSLAWRADAITTVGFREGLNVVQDLALVMDLVQRGDQLVVDDTVCFQYRRHRASDSSWRAMAGTRFIEERNYFLDVAGRLQRQGWTRAAKVARTHVSSRLHALSLLPKAVKNRHREGMRNLSRHAFGPSRPV
- the lhgO gene encoding L-2-hydroxyglutarate oxidase produces the protein MSHIVVIGGGIVGLAVARELALRRGCRVTVLEKEHRWAHHQTGHNSGVVHAGLYYPVGSLKARMCRAGNRSIVDYARSRGVEVRRTGKLVVAVDESERPRLHALAERAVANGVTARLISAGQAREYEPEVDCVAALHVADTGVLDYSALSMAMVRELADHEVELRLDSAVLGIREVRGRVQVATRHGVDAFDGLVNCAGLHSDVVARMAGIVPSARIIPFRGEFHALRPERRHLVRGLIYPVPDPTLPFLGVHLTRGVDGSVHAGPNAVLALAREGYRWRDVSARDLAEVASFAGSWRLARRQLRTGAAEILRSLSRRRFARSLARLVPAIEVADLVPDTAGVRAQAVLPDGRLVDDFLVQTARRQVHVLNSPSPAATSALEIARHLGDRVAEAVGS